Below is a genomic region from Augochlora pura isolate Apur16 chromosome 2, APUR_v2.2.1, whole genome shotgun sequence.
TCTTATTAGTGTGAAGAAAGAGAACACAGTTTATTCATGGAACTGTTAGTtcaagagaaaagaaaaagcatCAACGAATGCTTTGTTTgtagaaatttaatgaaaacagTACCTGTTCAGGATGTTTTGCAAGATAATCATTTTTAGCTTCTCTGATCATCCTAGTGACCTTGTTCCTCAGATCCTTAAATTCTTCCCATTCCTTTGCGTCCTTATTCTTTTTTGCTTTTGCATAAagcttatttttcttttgtatttcGCTACGAATCTCATCGGTCATCCATGGCTTTTTCAGTTCTAAttcctaaataataatatcttctcGTCAAAActtatacttaaaaaattttagattCCAATTGCTTTcttactatataaattacattttaaaatattgttttcattaaatattaatgtgatAGACAAATGATTTTGTATTGCCTGTAATACTTGAAATTCCATTCactattaaatacaaataaaataaatacattaaaactACAActtaaatactataaatacattatagaATTCATACTTACTTCCAATTTGCTTACTTTTTTCATGTTATTCATTGCTTTTCCTTTAGCGTTGCCATTCCCTATGGAGAAGCGTGGTCTCATATGTGGTACAATTTGAGGCGGCAATCCTCTTCTGGACCATGGCCTCATCGGTGGTCCTCTCGGCCCAGCAGCACGCAGACCCATCGGAGGAACCATCGGTGCCATACCTCTGACCCTGGGACCGAACAGTGGCATGGGTCCACTAGGTCTGCTTACACCGCCCGGTCTCGGCGGAGGCGGCAATCTTTGCCTCATGGGACCGAAGGCAGGATTCATGGGTGGCGGTGGCATTCTTGGTGGTAAACCGGGAGGTGGTAGCCTACCGCCAAATCTGGGTGGTGGAGGTGGTCGTATGCCAGCTGGGGGCACTCTAGGCCCTAGCAAAGGTCCCCGATTCAGCGGACTCATGTTATCTTTCGAATTGGCCCTACGGAACCGCTTCCTGTATCCTTTATACGATCGACGCTTAATGTGTCGCCAAGTCCGAAGCTTCCGTCACaaggttaataaattctacttCATACACTGCTTAGACACGATATACCTCTTCCAGAACTAAAGCTAATGATATATTAGCCGAATGGTAACCAACTTTCAGTGGAAAACAAATCCCGATGTTGATTGTTGTCGTAGATATCGTGAAATCATTACGAATTTCCGCAGATAGAAAGCGTACAACACCGCAAACAGTACCGAGTTTGATGGTGGAGTCGTTGGTGTCGCAGACCTGAGAACTATAACTCTATGGACGATTTTCGGAACTCTGTTTCAACTGCCATCTATATCCGTTTCCAACTTATACGAACTAAAACTCTATGTAGCAATTTGGaagcgttaattaaatttttggatTCCGGAGctaaaacgtaataaatatataaagtaatctttttattcaagAACCATATCTAGGGCCAACGAAGTTTTTGAATCGAGAAAATCTAGCAAATTCCTGTGTCTGATTGTCTGACGATTTACAAGTGTATGTTGCTATAGTATTGCCTTACAATGTTGTGCTATTAAGGGAAAAGGGCTAGAAATTTGAGATATCGTACAAAAATTACCTTTTTCTGATTAATTGACGTTCCACAGCTAAATAGTGCTACTTTCACAGTTTCAGACAAAGAGAGGAAGTGGCGTATGAGCAGAAGAGCAAAACATCGACACAACCACAAGCGAAACCAGTCACACCGATAACAATGTAGCTGGTTTTATGGcgcgaaatttgatttgtaCTTTTTGCCGCATAGAATTATTGACCGCCAACGAATTTGCGAACttatgaattaaaatgtatgaatctagaacaaaaatcaaaattaattggttGGTTGTGAAGACATGCTGCAATGTGTGATTGTTcagaaaatttagatttaacaTCGTTGCGCATCTCGTTCACAAATACTCTACCGGATGCGGATGGACAGCCATATTGAATTTTAGTTCGTACCAGTTTGTGATGCACATAGGTGGCAGCGACACAAACGTTGTTTGTAGCGTTGTTTCCGctttacgaatttttcacagaaaaataggtgagaatttaatttatataaatttataacaggaattagtttattaaaatttatagtaaaattagtGATGTGTTATAGGGATTGGATGATACCAATGGTTTTCCTTGGCTCTTCTCCTTCAATTCGAGCAGATTCAGTGCAGACCTTCGCTTGTAGGTCTCAACCATTTCTTATACTGTTTTACACCGTGGCTTAGACTACATAAAACCACAATTTGACGACAGATAACACCACTGTTCAGTTTTTCTATGCGGTCGACGCGTTTAGAAGTCCAGTTTATAGTTACACCTTCAGGTCCATGATATTTGATAGATGGCTCAGACCATGGACCTAAAAATCTGTGCCATTGTCTCATGCGACACAATAGAATTATGTTTCGTATCATTCGTCATTGTCGTATAACAGATGTTGCCTCTAGAATTTTGTCCTAAGAGACCAAACACTGCTCCTATACCTCGTCTGTGATTCTATCAATTTCTATGATTGAGTGGACGCGACCCTCTGGCGACGAAACTCGGTAACTATGTCACGATTTACCGACCGACACAAAGCGTTTCGTCTCATGGCTCGTACCGAGTGGTAATTCTACCAGCACGTTATCCAGTGATTAAACTATTTATGTTAGACTTCCTGCTTCGAGTGTTTAGGATGCGTGCCGTTCGGACGTTCCTCGGTAACTGTGATTACGCGAATTTACGAACGTTACGAAAGGTAAATATCCCACGTTCCATTAAAACGTGAACGACTGCTGACAGTCGAAGCAGATTATTCAGTGAAAATTCACGTGCAACACTTGGAATCGAATCAATTCGGAGCAATGGATTTAATTGGATGACAGTCGGCGAATAAAAGTCACTATACTAGAGGTACGTGTTCGTTGACGATCGATGAtcgttttgtatttttttctagATTTTCCAACGGATCGATAattactgttaaataaatgaaaagacaTTAATGTCTCACGTTTGTTGTTTACTATTCGATTCGTATTGGCGCATGTATCAGGTGACAGTATTCTTGCTCTACCGTGTGTAGATCATTCGCCGATATCGTCGCGGCTGTAATAAGAAAGATGGGGTAGTTTGTTCGTTGTGGAACTGTtccaatttttgataatttcagCAAACGTAATCTTTAAACCAAAATTGAGAGAATGGTAAATTCTATTATAGCAgataattatcgaattaattttttacggGTAAAGGTACATTATATTACGGAAATAGATAAGAAGGAAGATTTCTTACGATTTTTACGAACCTCAGATTGAGAtgtattatgaataaatttttattttcagttgaTATTCGGAAGTTTAGTTTTAAGAACTGAGAGGTGCATAAGAAGgtcaattattacttattaatatcGTTGGATGATCATACCTAATAAAAACGTCGATCCTAGGAGTTTGAAACAATGATCAACCGATTTCTAATTGTAGATCCCGTCATCTAATCGATAGAGTTCACACGTCAATCATTCTACGAGTCGGGAAATATGTCTTCCATATTGCAATGGCTCGATCATGGCTAGGATGTCTATTGGGAGTGTTAGTACCGTCGGTGGTATTTTACttgtatttattgttgaaCGGTAATACATTTCGATATTATTCGGACGTCGGACGACCTCCCAGGATTCTCAAGGTTTATTATTGTAGTGCCTTCCGCTGAGATTGGTTCCTTCAAGCTCGATGGGAAGTCGGGCGCGTTGTCCGTGGACGACAGAATGAGATTACGCGTCGAGGAGCCTAGCTTGCGAAAGTTTCAcatagaaaataatcaaatcGAGGTAAAAATCTTTCAAGTGTCCAGACGGATCGACGGCtcaacactaaacctaccagcgccggtcaaatgaccggaTCCGCATTTgcaactttataattattgaagtcGTAGAgctgcttttattaaaaatcatcgactatatctttttattcagGCACgcattattaaagaaattgcggaatatttaaatcaactcaatattgtaattttgataagttAGTCGATTTTAGTACTCGGTAGTTTTAGTGTTAATCGTGTGTCGACGATGCACGCGCGATTAAGAGCTCCGTTTGGACGTGAACTTACCTAGGTACAAGCGATCTATCGGGGAACGAGAGAGATCACTGTACGGCAGTGAAcggtcgtttcttttttcaaggGGAAATGCGAGACCGTGCACATCGCGATGGTCTGCGCCGGCTACAACTCGACGTTCGCCCTCGTGACTGTAGTAAAATCGGTTTTATTCTACCGCACTAAACCGTTGCACTTTCATTTGCTCGTCGACGAGATTGCGAAGAGAACGTTGGCGACCCTGTTCCAAACGTGGGACTTGCCTAATGGTTAGTAAAGCGGTAGTCGCCGTCGCCGTTATTATTCTCCCACCGTTCTTTAACGCGAATCGATCCGATTCTTCTTTAAATCGATTGCACGAATTAACGTCGTCCCCGTTGCATTGACCTATTCGCAACGACGGCAACGGCTGAAAAACATTTAGCCGTGCGGGGTGACCCGGTTCCAACAATTAACCGACTGAGCTAAATTACGCCAATTAAGCTATTTTCGAGCGTATCGGGTTCGCTAAGGAACGGTCGTGAGCCAATAACGCCGACGGTACTACGGGTCGGCAATTCTTCTCCCGGCTGTGTTTTCCAGTAAATCTAACGTACTACAACGCCGAGCGATGGGTGCCAAAGGTGTCCTGGATTCCGAACAAGCATTACTCCGGCGTGTACGGTCTCCTGAAGTTAATCCTGCCGGACGCGATGCGGGAGGACAAGGTGTTGGTATTCGACACGGACGTGACCGTCCTAAACGACGTTAGTTTGCTTTGGCGAGCGTTCGGGAAGTTCACGAACGATCAGGCGCTAGGTTTAACGGAGAATCAGAGTCATTGGTACATAAAGGCGCTGTCTTACGGTCAACGGCCATGGCCGGCCCTTGGCAGAGGGTACAACACCGGCGTGATGCTAATGCAGTTGCAGCAACTCcgtaacagaaaatttatgaCCCTCTGGGAAACAGTTACCAAGCGCGTGCTCGCCCGCATACCGGAAACTAGTTTAGCCGATCAAGACGTAATAAATGCTGTTATCAGGGAGCATCCCTCCATTATACACGAAATAGAGTGCACCTGGAACGTGCAGTTGAGCGATCACACGATCAGCGATCTTTGTTACCGCGACACTAGTCAGATAAGTGTACGTGTCGCCAGTGTCGCGCAGATGTTGGGTCGTCCAATAATTCATTAGTCTCATCAAATTGCTTACTATAACATGCCAAACTTGCTATATACTTCGCACgttaacgaataataaatttaatcacaAGAAGTGGATTCTCCAAGCACGAGCGATGTTTAAAAATCAGAGTAATATCAGTCGTTGCAgctataaatagtaaaaatacatCCGCTATCttcgattataattttgatcaaCGTAGAAATGAGAATGTTGAAGGTTCAGTCGACAGATTGCAATCGGAGATTACAGGTCGGAGATCGTAATCAGTGAGAAGCGAGACGAACGGAAGATCACGCTCCgcagaaaaggaagaaaacaaTCTCCAGTAACCGACGATGCTGACTCGATAAGATCGAGAGAATCCCGTGCTATCCTATCCTCGCTCAGAATTTATTGGATGACCCAACATTCACGGTTCCCCGAAATGCATCTGTTTTCCATCACTGGGCTACTTTTAGATCGTGCATTGGAATTCGCCGCGAAAGCAGGATGTGTATAATAAGCACATCAACGAGTTCCGCAAGTTGCACAGGGTCTTCCTCGAGATGGACGGAAATCTGCTTCGTAGACGGTTGTTCGGTTGCGATAAACACGACGAGACAGCGTCCCAAGTAAGTCTGGCCCGGCTCCACGGCGAACGAGTCGAGGAATCGATAAGCGTCTTTCGTGCTTCACCGCGGTCGATCCGAATACCCCCGATCGGTACACCCGTGATCGGGGGTATCCAGCGAGAACGTTTCTCGCGCTAGGCAACCTTGGTTGTCGGCAGGAAagcaatttctaatttctagtACAACGAGTCGAGTCAGTGTCAGGACTTCACCAGAGGCGCGGCCATGCTGTATCGCACACACCCTTTCCTCCTCGAGTACGAGTACAACGTGTACGCGCCGAGGGACGTTGCCCTGGTGACCCAGTGCAGCGTGGAACGAATACCGTTGCTGGAGGAGCTGTCGAAGCACTGGCCGGGAACCATAAGCGTTGCGCTCTATCTGACGGACGCCGAGGTCCAGAACTTCCTGGAGTTCGTCAGAGGGTCTATCGAGCTGCGCAAGAGGAAGAACATCGCGTACCACGTGGTGTACAAAGATGGGGTGCGTGTCGCTGTAGCTTCCGGGGGCGACCGGGCGTATCCGGCGTCTGCGATATCAGCCCGATAAGGCGGGACGACAAGAAGGAATTATCCTTGCTCTTCCGCCGTGAGCCATGTATATTCAATTACACGAACGTCTTCTCCCCCAGGACCTCTACCCGATCAATTACCTGAGAAATATAGCGATGTCCTACGTATCGACTCCATTCATTTTTCAACTGGACGTTGATTTTCTGCCGCAGCACGGGCTCCACGAGAGCCTCATGAATTACAtcggtaaattaaatatcaccGAGTCGGACAAAGTAGCGCTGATCGTGCCGGCATTCGAGACCGAACGTTACAGGTATTTCCGCTCGGCCGGCTTGTAAACGCATACAGATCCGTTGTCTGCTGCACAATGTGTACACCCCCGGTGATCTGATGCGATGCATACTCGCGTGAATGCATGAGATGTCTCTAGTGGGGCTCCGACTGCCGACTGTGCTCGGCTGCGAGGAACAAACGGTTGTTTGAGCCTGTTAAGGTTTGCTCATTGTTCCCGGTGTAATTGTAGAGGACACCTTTATAGCGCGATAAAGGTTCGATTTTACGATCGCGACGCTTTCCTGCCCTTTGGGCCCTGTAGAATCGCTCCGCAAATGGGATgctttttcgaatattttgaaaaccTCGAAATTATTGTGGTAATGTACGCAATGCTGTTTTATACTCGCTTGTTAATAGTatagtgtataataatattataataatgtaatacacGTTTGTTCCATTGACGTCGGAGCCCAGAAGCAGACACAGGGCACTCGAATTTCCATAAAACCATCGTATTCGATGTAGAAGTATTCGgacaaaattgttttgttaacCGGACGGCTGTGCTCGGGTCCATTTTGATCCAGCATTCCGAAACCATTGTCTAGCCACTTTTgacgattaatttcaattgaacgTTGCCCGGGCGAGCACCGCGAGAAGACAATTAGCCTAAATGGACCTAAGCATCGCCGTTCGTTCAGTCGACGAACGCATTCGTTCTCCGTGGACCACGAAGAAAGTTTGCATTAATAATACCGAGGAATGCACGGTGTGCACTCCGCGGGAGAAGTATGACTGGCTTTGTGGAAATTTCGTAGAgtgcatcgcgcgcgcgtgcgagcCGCAACTGCATAGCCGTAACCGAATGAGGCGGCTGATATATTTTCTAGGTTCACGTTCCCCGCGACCAAAGACGAGCTGTTGAAGTTTTTGAAACGCGGAGTTCTGTACACGTTCCGTTACCACGTGTGGACGCAGGGCCACGCGGCGACTAATTACAGTTACTGGCGTAACACGATGGAACCGTACGAAGTACGTTCCGGTAAACCGGCCCACGGATCGTCGTTCTCCTTAAGCCCGCAAACGATTAAGTTAATGTGATCGTAGGTCACCTGGGAACCAGATTTTGAGCCGTACATCGTGGTCTCGAGATTAGCCCCCAGATACGACACCAGGTTCGTCGGTTTCGGCTGGAACAAAGTTTCCTACGTGACGCATCTGACGATACTAGATTACAAGTAAGAGATCCCAACCACCGCCTGACGCGTTTAATAATCTAAGCCGAGTCGTTCGCTGTGCCGCAGATCCCATAAATTGAAAGGTTTATATAGGTACATCGTCCTGCCGGATACGTTCATTATCCATCGACCCCACGCGCCTAGTCTGGACATCGGCAAGTTCAGAACCGACTCCATTTACAGGAGGTAACGTATGAAAAACATGATCGTTCGTTAAAAGCACGGCACGGCCGATCGGAACGGTCCAATCACGGGAGAAGAGTCGCCCTATCGGACGCGGCGTACCCTTAAATGGCTCTCCCGTTTTTCGCAATTAGAACCGGTCGACAACCTTGAGGGAGACACCGATGATTATATTCCGTACGACATTCTCCGCCATACCGGATCAAATGTAACGGACATGATTCATTCGCTTTTTTTGCCCCCGGTGCTGTATTATTCCAGATGCCTGAAGAAATTGAAGGACGATTTCGTCCAGGAGCTGCTGACCAAGTATGGCGAGAGCGCTCTGTCCAAGCTGAAGAAACTGACCAAAGAGGACAAAGTATTGAAACCCGTTGGAGACAAATAGCTGATAATATTTACGAGAGATGTATTGGAAGACTCCGAGGctatgatgatgatgatgctgcttctgccgctgctgctattttctcaataaaaaAGGAACCTGAAAATTACCGTACAGTGTTTCTTCCTTGCCCCGTAGATTAAGAAACTCCATTAACGCGACGATCGTTGATTCTGCAATGGAATTTATACCGAAGCAATACCCTCGATAAATCCAAATGGATACTGTTAACAAATACGGCGgctgtaaaataaaacgagacCGTATAACGTCTCGATAGGTTCGCGTAAACGCGTCGAGATTTCCGTTGTAATCGTGGGGCAGGATTTGAACAGACATCGCCGGGAATATGGGGttgggaaatatttattaaaatttaaccaTCGTAGTGGAGTGTACAGAGTGGTGCTTTCAGTACATTCTCTTAACGTTACAGTCAcgctaaatatttcatttataaaatatgtataatatttacagtgaTAGTACATTGACATGgcgttataaattatagtcgGCCGAGAACGTTATACCGAAGAACGGAACGAAATTCGGTTGCGTTACATGGTAAAAAACTCgcgtagaaaaataatcgtgGCTAGAACGATCGCAATGACAATGTGAAATGACATTGAACGTCGCCTAACGGAAACACGGATACTGAATtcatcgagagagagatagagatagagagatagttaagactattttaaatagtaaccATAGCAATAATCAATAACGATAGGCAATGAGAACACGATTATCAAATAAGACGACGGTCGGTTtacgtataattaataaaaattatcaaaggAAACTCCAGAACGCGATCAACGTTCGCGGATAaagttgttatttttttttttacgtcgATTAATTCCATCCTTAACGTTTCTATGTTCATCTAGGATCTAATGAAAAGAAAGTGTCTTGAACGCTACATACCCTAGAGAGGTTCCCTTAACGTTTATATCGTGACACGCAAACATAGTTTcctttacatttataataatcccTATTACGATAAAAACACTCGGAATAAGCGTTCTCATCCTGTACAACGAACAGCTGTACGAGATACGAAAATATGGTAATGGAACGTCACTGGTTCGTGACATCAGCCCCGTAAATGTCCTACACACATTCATCGAAGTACAAGGAGAAACATGGACGCGGCCTGATCCACAGAAACGCACGTCCTACATCCGATTCTTTCCTTCTTCTATCTAtcgtatttctttctttctttctttctttatttctttcgtttgcTTAAACAGCTCGTCGTCAGGAACACGTCTCGCGTTTCTGCACGGGTTACCGTCTTACGTATCCGCTAGCGTACACGGAAAGTCGAGGAAAAGGTCCCTCTCTATCGATTCGGGGGGGACCTGGCAATGGAATGAATTAGGCAGTTTCGACGACGATTAGGACGCGACTCGAGCGATCATACGGGGAAAGCACGCTTCCTCGATCATTCCCTTGGCATAACTCTCTGCGATCGGACGTCGCGCGAACTCTGCCGCTGTTCAACAACGATCCTCGCACCAATTCCTCAAAACTAGCAAAGAGAACAGTTTCGATCGAACACGTTGGTATCAATGGCCCCGACTTCGAAATCACGAATTCTCTGCCGTGCAGACGTCGGAGATCGAATCGTATCGTATATTTCCACCCCGTGCAAACCGTAGGCAATTCGATGAACCGTCGAGAAACCTCTAGCCGCGACACTTAGGCCAATCAGAATTCCGATTATTCGCCGCGTCTGCCGACTTTCGCGCGCGACGAGAACGCGAGCGGAGCGGTGCGACGAGCGGGGCCGACTCGACGGCCTTGGGCAGCCAATTCGCTCAGTCTCGGCGATCGCCCGACAGTCCGgaccgcaaagagttaactCGATCGATTGGATCCCGCATCTGCGCCGGCAGCGGCGGAGCGACCGCTGTTCTTCGCCGACGCGAACAGGCGACTTCGCGGAATCGATTAGGAAACGATCCTGGGGTCTCCTCGCGGAGAATTGGTCTCGCGGATCGTCGCAGACGGGGCGAGATCACGTTCTTTCGTTGCCAAAGCAATTCCATCGGACCGATTGTACGTCTAAGAACGGAAAGCTTGTATCTACGTCGAAAAAATGTCAGTCTTCGGAGAGCAGCTACCGACTCGATGCAGGTAAAGGAATCTAGCTCCGCGAGAAAGGAACGACGCTTCGAAACAAAAGGCGAGAGCGCGCACGCGGTTTTCGTTCTATCTAAATTAACACGCTCGACGGCGGGCAGTCAATTCTACGAAATTAGGGCGTACAAAATTCAAGCTGCCCGGGGGCTGTAAAGTATTCAGGGGCGTTCGGCGTTCTTAAGTCGCGCCACCTTGATTGCCATTCCCGGGGATTAATAAATGAGACCGCGGGGggaaggcgcgcgcgcggaagaaCTCGCGTTCGAAAACGGAAAGAACACTGTTGCGATCTGTCTGGAATGTGTACGACGTATTCCCGGCGTCGCGCGGGAACGTCGATCACGCTGCGTGGTATCAATTGTGCTATCGTCGCGGGGCCAAAAAAGACGTCCCGAATGGAACGCGCTCGATGGTATATCGCGTTCAATTAGATTAATTATGCGCGCGCAACGTCCAGATGGCTGCGGTCGGATCGGTGTATTGGACGGTACTTTCATCTGCTCGATCGCGGACGCGGTCGAGAAATTCGCGCCAATATTTCAGTGTCGGGAGGGGTGGCTGGGGATGTTTCGCGGAACTGTGTCAGTCGGAATTAGGTTCGAGCACTCGTTcgacaaaaacatttattatctCGTTAATATAGGGAATCGAACGTTGGAGCAATAGCAGATGGAACACTATAGAATATCGCGGCTACGTTTTCGCGGTTGATCGAGtctgttaaaaatgtttcgacgGCAGTACGATCGAGAACGAACGCTTGTTCCCCCGGCTCTGCCGTGATCGATTTCCATTGGTTCTCTTCGAAAGGTTAACGAACAATCTAAATTCAAGACGGCCTCGTCTTGGCTTTCCGCGGCGAAGAACTCGCGAAGACCCTGCGCCGGTCTTGCGCGCCCGATTTCCTAAGCTATCGGGCCTGGAACAGCTTTTGTTCCGAGTCAATATTTAGCTGGGGCGCTTTTAGTTACGCGACCATTTAGATGCTACGCCGACGCGCTTGGCGCGACCGTCGATTTTTGCCGTGGAAGCCCCGCGTTCCAATTTCACGTTTAAAAAGTATACGTTTGTCGGGAACAATATCTTCCGAAGCCTCCGTTTTTAGAGATACGTACCGTAATCATTTGTTAGAATATTTCTTCGGAATAATAATGCCACAAGAAACGATAAGGCTAACTACGATTCTGATTTGTTGGTCCACGACTGAAATA
It encodes:
- the LOC144478344 gene encoding xylosyl- and glucuronyltransferase LARGE1 isoform X2, which encodes MARSWLGCLLGVLVPSVVFYLYLLLNVPSAEIGSFKLDGKSGALSVDDRMRLRVEEPSLRKFHIENNQIEGKCETVHIAMVCAGYNSTFALVTVVKSVLFYRTKPLHFHLLVDEIAKRTLATLFQTWDLPNVNLTYYNAERWVPKVSWIPNKHYSGVYGLLKLILPDAMREDKVLVFDTDVTVLNDVSLLWRAFGKFTNDQALGLTENQSHWYIKALSYGQRPWPALGRGYNTGVMLMQLQQLRNRKFMTLWETVTKRVLARIPETSLADQDVINAVIREHPSIIHEIECTWNVQLSDHTISDLCYRDTSQISIVHWNSPRKQDVYNKHINEFRKLHRVFLEMDGNLLRRRLFGCDKHDETASQYNESSQCQDFTRGAAMLYRTHPFLLEYEYNVYAPRDVALVTQCSVERIPLLEELSKHWPGTISVALYLTDAEVQNFLEFVRGSIELRKRKNIAYHVVYKDGDLYPINYLRNIAMSYVSTPFIFQLDVDFLPQHGLHESLMNYIGKLNITESDKVALIVPAFETERYRFTFPATKDELLKFLKRGVLYTFRYHVWTQGHAATNYSYWRNTMEPYEVTWEPDFEPYIVVSRLAPRYDTRFVGFGWNKVSYVTHLTILDYKCLKKLKDDFVQELLTKYGESALSKLKKLTKEDKVLKPVGDK
- the LOC144478344 gene encoding xylosyl- and glucuronyltransferase LARGE1 isoform X1, with translation MARSWLGCLLGVLVPSVVFYLYLLLNVPSAEIGSFKLDGKSGALSVDDRMRLRVEEPSLRKFHIENNQIEGKCETVHIAMVCAGYNSTFALVTVVKSVLFYRTKPLHFHLLVDEIAKRTLATLFQTWDLPNVNLTYYNAERWVPKVSWIPNKHYSGVYGLLKLILPDAMREDKVLVFDTDVTVLNDVSLLWRAFGKFTNDQALGLTENQSHWYIKALSYGQRPWPALGRGYNTGVMLMQLQQLRNRKFMTLWETVTKRVLARIPETSLADQDVINAVIREHPSIIHEIECTWNVQLSDHTISDLCYRDTSQISIVHWNSPRKQDVYNKHINEFRKLHRVFLEMDGNLLRRRLFGCDKHDETASQYNESSQCQDFTRGAAMLYRTHPFLLEYEYNVYAPRDVALVTQCSVERIPLLEELSKHWPGTISVALYLTDAEVQNFLEFVRGSIELRKRKNIAYHVVYKDGDLYPINYLRNIAMSYVSTPFIFQLDVDFLPQHGLHESLMNYIGKLNITESDKVALIVPAFETERYRFTFPATKDELLKFLKRGVLYTFRYHVWTQGHAATNYSYWRNTMEPYEVTWEPDFEPYIVVSRLAPRYDTRFVGFGWNKVSYVTHLTILDYKYIVLPDTFIIHRPHAPSLDIGKFRTDSIYRRCLKKLKDDFVQELLTKYGESALSKLKKLTKEDKVLKPVGDK